The following are encoded in a window of Methanorbis rubei genomic DNA:
- a CDS encoding heavy metal translocating P-type ATPase, with protein MTTKLSPKQQKTLIRIIAAFAIFVCVIFLQQTNIVSETAILLVLYLVPYAVIGYDVLIRAGKNIFHGKIFDENFLMTIATIGAFALGEYPEAVAVMLFYQVGELFQSYAVSKSRKSIATLMDIRPDHANIESEGRLIEVDPGELKTGDIIIIKPGERVPVDGVVISGSSDLNTMSLTGESLPRSVDAGDEVISGCVNMSGLLRVRVQKPYGESTVARILDMVENAAAKKARTENFITIFSRYYTPAVVGVAAALAVLPPVLLGEPFADWVGRALIFLVVSCPCALVISIPLSFYGGIGGASRNGILIKGGNYLETLAKTQTVVFDKTGTLTSGSFRVTEIKPAGEMTEEQLLRYAALAESSSTHPLAASIRAAYGKEIDRNVVANVTETAGRGVSAEVSGRVVLAGNAKLLAGEGVAVPAGVPAGTAIHVTVDGSYAGYLRFADTAKPNAKKAVSDLKKLGIKHTAMLTGDAEAAAKLTAEELGIDSYRAGLLPQEKVSGLEDIMATFGGSSTAYVGDGINDAPVLSRADVGIAMGSLGSDAAIEAADVVLMDDDPAKVATAVRISKKTFWIVRENIVFALGVKFFVLAFAAAGFATMWEAVFADVGVAVIAILNAMRTLRFSEK; from the coding sequence ATGACAACGAAACTCTCACCAAAACAACAAAAGACACTGATCAGAATCATCGCAGCATTTGCCATCTTTGTCTGCGTGATTTTTCTCCAGCAGACGAACATCGTCAGCGAAACAGCAATTCTTCTCGTGCTGTATCTTGTTCCGTACGCAGTTATCGGCTATGATGTACTGATTCGGGCAGGAAAAAATATTTTTCACGGAAAAATTTTCGATGAAAATTTTCTGATGACAATTGCAACAATCGGAGCGTTTGCTCTCGGCGAGTATCCTGAAGCCGTCGCCGTGATGCTGTTCTATCAGGTCGGCGAACTGTTCCAGAGCTATGCGGTAAGCAAATCACGAAAATCCATTGCCACACTGATGGACATCAGGCCGGATCATGCGAACATCGAATCCGAGGGGCGACTCATCGAAGTGGACCCAGGCGAGCTGAAAACCGGAGACATAATCATCATCAAACCGGGCGAACGCGTGCCTGTCGACGGTGTTGTCATCTCAGGCTCCTCAGATCTGAACACGATGTCTCTGACCGGCGAGTCACTGCCGCGGTCGGTTGATGCCGGAGACGAAGTCATCAGCGGATGCGTAAATATGTCAGGACTCCTTCGCGTGAGAGTTCAGAAACCCTACGGCGAATCAACCGTTGCCAGAATTCTTGACATGGTGGAAAATGCCGCAGCAAAAAAGGCGAGAACCGAAAACTTCATCACGATATTTTCCCGGTACTATACGCCTGCGGTTGTCGGAGTTGCGGCGGCTCTTGCGGTGCTGCCGCCGGTCCTCCTCGGAGAACCGTTTGCCGACTGGGTCGGACGGGCACTGATCTTCTTGGTGGTATCCTGCCCCTGTGCCCTCGTGATATCGATTCCCCTGAGCTTCTACGGAGGAATCGGCGGGGCGTCACGGAACGGAATTTTGATCAAAGGCGGAAATTATCTGGAGACTCTCGCAAAGACACAGACGGTTGTGTTTGACAAGACCGGAACGCTGACAAGCGGCAGCTTCCGTGTTACCGAGATAAAGCCTGCGGGAGAGATGACCGAAGAGCAGCTGCTTAGGTATGCAGCACTCGCGGAAAGTTCGAGTACGCATCCGCTCGCAGCTTCCATTCGTGCGGCGTACGGAAAAGAAATTGACCGAAACGTTGTTGCGAACGTGACGGAAACTGCGGGAAGAGGAGTCTCGGCAGAAGTTTCCGGCAGAGTTGTTCTTGCGGGAAATGCAAAGCTGCTTGCGGGTGAGGGAGTCGCTGTTCCCGCCGGAGTTCCGGCGGGAACGGCGATTCATGTGACGGTTGATGGATCATATGCAGGGTACTTGCGATTCGCGGACACCGCAAAGCCGAATGCAAAAAAAGCGGTAAGTGATCTAAAAAAGCTCGGCATAAAGCATACCGCAATGCTCACGGGCGATGCGGAGGCGGCAGCGAAGCTGACGGCTGAGGAGCTCGGCATCGACTCGTATCGTGCAGGACTTCTGCCGCAGGAGAAGGTGTCGGGCCTTGAGGACATCATGGCAACGTTTGGTGGCAGCAGCACTGCGTACGTGGGTGACGGGATTAATGATGCTCCGGTACTTTCACGTGCAGACGTCGGCATTGCGATGGGGTCGCTCGGCTCGGACGCTGCGATTGAGGCGGCGGATGTTGTTCTGATGGATGATGATCCGGCAAAGGTTGCAACCGCGGTGAGGATTTCGAAGAAGACGTTCTGGATTGTCCGGGAGAACATCGTCTTTGCTCTGGGCGTGAAATTTTTCGTGCTCGCCTTTGCTGCGGCAGGGTTTGCGACGATGTGGGAGGCGGTGTTTGCGGATGTGGGTGTTGCGGTGATTGCGATACTGAATGCTATGCGGACGCTGCGGTTCTCGGAGAAATAA
- the pdxS gene encoding pyridoxal 5'-phosphate synthase lyase subunit PdxS codes for MTENRPKLNKELAQMLKGGVIMDVTTPEQAKIAEAAGACAVMALERIPADIRAAGGVSRMSDPKMIKGIQAAVSIPVMAKVRIGHFVEAQILEAIEIDYIDESEVLSPADDVYHIDKNQFKVPFVCGARNLGEALRRIVEGATMIRTKGEAGTGDVVQAVRHMRDLNSDIRRVVGMRGDELYEAAKQMQVPYDLIRFVHENGKLPVVNFAAGGVATPADAALMMQLGAEGVFVGSGIFKSGNPAKRAAAVVKAVTNFNDANVLAELSEDLGPAMVGINAEEISILMAERGK; via the coding sequence ATGACTGAAAATCGTCCGAAACTGAACAAAGAGCTCGCACAAATGCTCAAAGGCGGAGTCATTATGGATGTGACGACTCCCGAACAGGCAAAAATAGCAGAAGCTGCAGGCGCATGTGCAGTTATGGCACTGGAACGCATTCCGGCTGACATTCGTGCAGCAGGAGGTGTATCCCGGATGAGCGACCCGAAGATGATCAAAGGCATTCAGGCTGCGGTCTCTATTCCGGTCATGGCAAAAGTCCGCATCGGTCACTTTGTGGAAGCCCAGATTCTTGAGGCAATCGAGATCGATTACATCGATGAGAGCGAGGTACTTTCTCCGGCCGATGATGTCTACCACATCGACAAAAACCAGTTCAAAGTGCCGTTCGTCTGCGGTGCAAGAAATCTCGGCGAAGCCCTTCGCCGCATCGTCGAAGGTGCGACGATGATTCGCACGAAAGGCGAGGCAGGTACCGGAGATGTTGTACAGGCAGTCCGCCATATGCGTGATCTGAACAGCGATATCCGCCGTGTTGTCGGCATGCGTGGCGACGAGTTGTATGAAGCTGCCAAGCAGATGCAGGTCCCCTACGATCTCATCCGTTTCGTTCACGAGAATGGCAAACTTCCGGTGGTAAACTTTGCCGCCGGCGGCGTTGCAACTCCTGCTGATGCTGCTCTTATGATGCAGCTTGGAGCAGAAGGTGTGTTTGTCGGCTCCGGCATCTTCAAGTCCGGCAATCCGGCAAAACGTGCGGCAGCTGTGGTGAAGGCTGTCACCAACTTCAATGATGCAAACGTTCTTGCCGAACTTTCCGAGGATCTTGGTCCTGCGATGGTTGGCATCAATGCTGAAGAGATCTCGATTCTGATGGCAGAACGGGGCAAATAA
- a CDS encoding M12 family metallo-peptidase produces the protein MKWKKIFSTKLALLVLLLAALVMTVPVSAVDSPLFSISGKTTMVDSNDDISIYNNNEATHLSDYQLVTFANVIPISSDEISLPITLNGKEYVVPLTHNTFESLDDGIDSYYGAIPGITNSMMLITVSGGNTIYGSIHLDDETIIISPVQNQRSAITKSPLHSVYSSTSLTDSGYGLSFCLTDDDTVVTDQMSSSLVSSESRAYAYPRILIVTDSYFVSSESNWQNAAQQYIQETNYQLNRNDIQAYMYIAGYDSSKSSSLLSYPLNGNSPREAFKSVYSIADLNSYQADIGVYFSGYDLPGSTALGQAESPTSSAKRYAWVQMAADQDNTSVVTGNYQARVSVTIHEIGHLYGASHGQAFEYTSTSGSRIWTVMKDEYRPSHSWDYSSPSYHGDANHNNAGLIASNKFTVAGYI, from the coding sequence ATGAAATGGAAAAAGATCTTTTCAACGAAATTGGCACTGCTCGTACTGCTGCTCGCAGCGTTAGTGATGACTGTGCCTGTAAGTGCAGTCGACAGTCCGTTATTTAGTATCTCTGGAAAGACCACAATGGTTGATTCAAACGATGATATTAGTATATACAATAATAATGAGGCGACTCATTTGTCAGACTATCAACTTGTAACCTTTGCCAATGTTATTCCGATTAGTTCTGATGAAATTTCTCTCCCAATTACACTAAATGGTAAAGAGTATGTTGTTCCATTAACTCACAACACGTTTGAGTCTCTCGATGATGGTATCGATTCTTATTATGGAGCAATTCCGGGGATTACCAATTCAATGATGCTCATAACTGTGAGCGGAGGCAATACCATTTATGGCTCGATACATTTGGATGACGAGACGATTATTATTTCTCCAGTACAAAATCAGAGATCTGCTATTACAAAAAGTCCATTACATAGTGTGTATTCCAGTACTTCATTAACAGATTCTGGGTATGGTCTTTCATTTTGCCTTACAGATGATGACACGGTTGTAACTGATCAGATGTCCTCCTCTCTTGTATCTTCAGAATCTCGTGCATATGCCTATCCACGTATTCTTATTGTTACCGACAGTTATTTTGTCTCAAGTGAGAGTAATTGGCAAAATGCCGCCCAGCAATATATTCAGGAGACAAATTATCAACTGAACCGTAATGATATCCAAGCTTACATGTATATCGCTGGATATGATTCATCCAAGAGTTCTTCGCTACTGAGTTACCCACTCAATGGAAATTCTCCTCGCGAAGCTTTCAAAAGTGTATATTCTATAGCTGATTTGAACAGTTATCAGGCAGATATCGGTGTGTATTTCAGCGGATATGATCTTCCGGGATCTACTGCACTTGGGCAGGCTGAGTCTCCCACATCCTCTGCAAAAAGGTACGCTTGGGTACAAATGGCTGCCGATCAAGATAATACATCCGTTGTCACTGGTAATTATCAAGCACGTGTTTCTGTAACAATTCATGAAATTGGACATCTTTATGGAGCATCACACGGCCAAGCTTTTGAATATACTAGTACCTCCGGTAGCCGTATTTGGACTGTAATGAAAGATGAGTATCGCCCCTCACATAGCTGGGACTACTCATCTCCTTCATACCATGGGGATGCTAATCATAACAATGCAGGCCTGATTGCTTCAAATAAATTCACAGTCGCAGGTTATATCTAA
- a CDS encoding winged helix-turn-helix transcriptional regulator, giving the protein MFQKERLWDLVVIIIIALIIFIPSVCLFFIDGGQIRGINDDPATRPNLLGQNIDGLNFTPASGKIQPIYDDTEIIPLSLWQLSPREMLLMVITYPMAYIPLSTGKILSALYLASGLAFIILYRRKISRKDPDPNSRREQIRRYISEHPGRNTQQIADALSLPRSSLNYHLNRLQKTLDILPFTYDGQQRFLPANTGLTENQKILLSILSKEKDHLIFQTLIDQPSLTRKEIAAQLGISTTTAVWYIHRLERSHLLTAKKQERKLRYSLTPEIVMEYQKLAEIFTQTSEEHST; this is encoded by the coding sequence ATGTTTCAGAAAGAGAGACTTTGGGATCTTGTTGTGATTATTATCATAGCATTGATAATCTTTATTCCCTCAGTTTGTCTTTTTTTTATTGACGGTGGACAGATACGAGGCATCAATGATGATCCTGCCACCCGTCCAAATCTTCTTGGACAAAACATTGACGGCCTCAATTTCACTCCGGCATCCGGAAAAATACAACCTATCTATGATGACACTGAGATAATTCCCCTTTCGCTCTGGCAGTTATCACCACGTGAGATGCTGTTGATGGTCATTACCTACCCAATGGCATACATTCCTCTCTCAACGGGAAAAATACTATCTGCTCTCTACCTCGCATCCGGTCTCGCCTTCATCATTCTCTACCGGAGAAAAATCAGCCGGAAAGATCCGGATCCAAACTCCCGCAGAGAACAAATTCGCAGATACATCAGTGAACATCCCGGAAGAAATACGCAGCAGATCGCTGATGCCCTATCTCTACCCCGCAGTTCTCTCAATTATCATCTGAACCGGCTGCAGAAAACACTGGACATTCTACCGTTCACATACGACGGACAACAGCGTTTTCTCCCGGCTAATACCGGTCTCACAGAAAATCAGAAAATTCTTCTTTCCATCCTCTCCAAGGAAAAAGATCATCTGATATTTCAGACATTAATAGATCAACCATCCCTTACCAGAAAAGAGATCGCCGCACAACTTGGCATCTCCACAACCACTGCTGTCTGGTATATTCACAGACTGGAACGGTCTCATCTGCTCACCGCAAAAAAGCAGGAGAGAAAACTTCGGTACAGTCTCACCCCTGAAATTGTGATGGAATATCAGAAACTTGCAGAAATATTTACACAAACTTCTGAAGAACACTCAACCTGA
- a CDS encoding M1 family metallopeptidase: protein MTAAEYRYRPSEFPAPPVAVRHINLTFDITETQTRVIAETTFTVLTEILDVLTLNAKNLEVLKVRINGKNARYLYEDDLLKIQLSHPSHRGAHLTLWTETICRPTSNILEGLYYDASPAGLPKTQITQCQQWGFQRIAPIIDDMRAKSTWTTTIIADSRYTNLISNGDIKSPRTSHDATRDIITYQNNYPMPPYLFFLGVGTWDTFTRSLEYPDGKKIRLELLAEQGADPAGARAALDILADSILWTCLFTGPERYESPDIRLELYRLCKTRDKIIAENPGNPKAALAPIRRQISLLASDIVFGYQYPYDVYREISMQNSDFGGMENTGNTTIIQSRIMPTPEITDASYEYMIGVKQHEFYHNLNGSSVTGDTPFSIWLNEAVTVMMEDDYLSFLFGSDYIRLQNILQIYTPGTGTFSLDTGAAAMPIEPEGFNDPNDLITSVTYVKAPEFVRMIQVMLGKRAFTWALDLYHRRFADSNASPRDWFDAMENVSKIDFSTMAGRWLKQTGYPTVTVSAAYNAEDEVAEIVVDQTGFGDQNPWIFPLMGTLITDKGVTVSEFVEKIDGPHHEFTVPCVGAFAAAIWNSGHAAYIRIANAASDSELYLLLRYDTDVVSRFLAYQTLVDREMTKLCRDPDYVPDSRLVAWYVATLSDNTAMQRAGTLSLTIFESVNDPEFMHRYAALYSAKKRFMRSVAAASEQRLLALYTAYNTAEKPTTAPAELARIFKARAVKNLILSHLATLDTPEVWDLIKKSYEKSSNATSRIAALSLYLSSTAPDRFDILKAELDRSKADPVAWENFLAAVAGTSSPDTVAYLKLIEKSENFHVEQAGQTRSLYLRFANNRKLSLETEEGRAFLRDSLLSLSRVNEYISTGILSVFSHLDSYDQPVRDACFAILTELVAAVPETEAPAVIRTARRIIAGSPKAQEASAGTR from the coding sequence ATGACTGCCGCAGAATATCGCTACCGTCCCTCAGAGTTTCCCGCCCCGCCTGTAGCCGTCCGCCACATCAACCTCACCTTTGACATCACCGAAACACAGACCCGTGTCATCGCAGAAACCACCTTCACCGTTCTCACAGAAATACTCGACGTCCTCACCCTCAACGCAAAAAATCTCGAAGTACTCAAAGTCCGCATCAACGGCAAAAACGCCCGCTACCTCTACGAAGACGACCTCCTCAAAATTCAGCTCTCGCACCCCTCCCACCGCGGAGCACACCTCACCCTCTGGACCGAAACCATCTGTCGTCCAACTTCCAACATCCTTGAAGGCCTCTACTATGACGCAAGTCCTGCCGGCCTCCCCAAAACCCAGATAACCCAGTGCCAGCAGTGGGGATTTCAGCGGATTGCTCCAATCATCGACGACATGCGGGCAAAAAGCACCTGGACCACCACCATCATCGCCGACAGCAGATACACCAACCTCATCAGCAACGGCGACATCAAAAGCCCGCGAACATCCCATGACGCAACCCGCGACATCATCACCTACCAGAACAACTACCCCATGCCACCGTACCTCTTCTTCCTCGGCGTCGGCACCTGGGACACCTTCACCCGCAGCCTCGAGTACCCTGACGGCAAAAAAATCAGACTCGAACTTCTTGCAGAGCAGGGAGCTGACCCTGCCGGAGCACGTGCGGCGCTTGACATCCTCGCTGACAGCATCCTCTGGACCTGTCTCTTCACCGGACCCGAACGCTACGAATCCCCGGACATCCGGCTCGAACTCTACCGGCTCTGCAAAACCCGTGATAAAATTATCGCGGAAAATCCCGGCAACCCCAAAGCCGCTCTTGCCCCGATCCGCAGACAGATCTCCCTCCTCGCATCAGATATCGTCTTTGGCTACCAGTACCCCTATGACGTCTACCGCGAGATATCCATGCAGAACAGCGACTTCGGCGGCATGGAAAACACCGGCAACACCACCATCATTCAGAGCAGGATCATGCCAACTCCGGAAATCACCGACGCTTCCTACGAATACATGATTGGGGTCAAGCAGCATGAGTTCTATCACAATCTGAACGGCTCAAGCGTGACGGGAGATACCCCGTTCTCCATCTGGCTCAACGAAGCGGTCACCGTCATGATGGAGGATGACTACCTCTCCTTCCTCTTCGGCAGCGACTACATCCGGCTGCAGAACATTCTGCAGATTTACACTCCCGGCACCGGCACGTTTTCCCTTGACACGGGAGCTGCTGCGATGCCGATTGAACCGGAAGGATTCAACGATCCAAACGATCTCATCACCTCGGTTACGTACGTCAAGGCTCCCGAGTTTGTTCGCATGATTCAGGTCATGCTCGGCAAACGCGCCTTTACGTGGGCGCTGGATCTCTATCACCGCCGGTTTGCCGACAGCAATGCTTCACCCCGCGACTGGTTTGATGCGATGGAGAATGTCAGCAAAATTGACTTTTCCACGATGGCAGGCCGCTGGCTCAAGCAGACCGGGTACCCGACCGTGACTGTCTCGGCAGCCTACAATGCAGAAGACGAGGTTGCAGAAATAGTGGTGGACCAGACCGGTTTTGGCGATCAAAATCCTTGGATATTTCCGCTTATGGGAACGCTCATCACCGACAAGGGTGTTACTGTGTCAGAGTTCGTGGAAAAAATCGACGGTCCTCATCATGAGTTCACGGTCCCTTGTGTCGGAGCGTTTGCCGCCGCCATCTGGAACTCAGGCCATGCTGCATACATTCGCATCGCAAACGCAGCGTCAGACAGCGAGCTCTATCTCCTCCTCAGGTATGATACTGATGTGGTGAGCAGGTTCCTTGCGTATCAGACCCTCGTCGATCGTGAGATGACGAAACTCTGCCGCGATCCTGACTATGTTCCTGATTCCCGGCTCGTTGCCTGGTATGTGGCGACTCTCTCAGACAATACGGCGATGCAGCGTGCTGGCACACTCTCGCTCACGATATTTGAGTCAGTGAATGATCCTGAGTTCATGCATCGCTATGCTGCGCTCTACTCTGCGAAAAAACGGTTCATGCGTTCTGTTGCAGCGGCTTCCGAGCAGCGTCTGCTTGCTCTCTACACTGCATACAATACCGCAGAAAAGCCGACAACCGCTCCGGCCGAACTTGCCAGAATATTCAAGGCACGCGCTGTCAAAAATCTGATCCTCTCTCATCTCGCAACGCTTGACACGCCGGAGGTCTGGGATTTGATCAAAAAATCTTATGAGAAATCCTCGAATGCAACCAGCAGGATTGCGGCTCTGTCTTTGTATCTCTCAAGCACCGCACCCGACCGCTTCGATATTTTGAAAGCTGAACTTGACCGGTCCAAAGCTGACCCTGTCGCCTGGGAGAATTTCCTCGCCGCGGTTGCCGGTACTTCGTCTCCTGATACGGTTGCGTATCTCAAGCTGATTGAGAAGTCGGAAAACTTCCATGTGGAGCAGGCAGGACAAACCCGGTCTCTGTATCTCAGGTTTGCAAACAACCGCAAACTGTCTCTGGAGACAGAAGAGGGTCGAGCCTTCCTGCGTGACTCGCTGCTCTCGCTTTCCCGCGTAAACGAGTATATCTCAACCGGCATCCTCTCGGTCTTCTCCCATCTCGACAGTTATGATCAGCCAGTCCGCGATGCATGCTTTGCCATTCTCACTGAACTTGTGGCAGCGGTTCCCGAGACCGAGGCTCCGGCAGTGATTCGCACGGCCCGCCGCATTATCGCCGGAAGCCCGAAGGCTCAGGAAGCGTCTGCGGGTACTCGGTGA
- the pdxT gene encoding pyridoxal 5'-phosphate synthase glutaminase subunit PdxT, with protein MRVGVLALQGAFTEHICMLGSLGVEAVEIRKRSDLSQQLDGLIIPGGESTTITKLLHDLGIFSDLREKISAGLPVMGTCAGLIVLAKRVEGGVPCLATMDITAVRNAYGRQLGSFETVSRFADVGDVPMTFIRAPCVENPGADVEILSVVDGRIVAVREKNQLALAFHPELDCDTRVHAYFLDMIDGK; from the coding sequence ATGCGAGTCGGTGTTCTTGCACTGCAGGGAGCGTTTACCGAGCATATTTGTATGCTTGGCTCGCTTGGTGTTGAGGCTGTTGAGATTCGGAAGAGATCTGATCTCAGCCAGCAATTGGACGGCCTCATCATCCCGGGAGGCGAGAGCACTACTATTACGAAACTTCTGCATGACCTGGGGATTTTCTCTGATCTCCGGGAAAAAATTTCTGCTGGCCTGCCGGTTATGGGTACCTGTGCCGGGTTGATCGTTCTTGCAAAACGCGTTGAGGGAGGAGTTCCCTGTCTTGCAACGATGGATATCACTGCGGTTCGGAATGCCTACGGCAGACAGCTTGGAAGTTTTGAGACGGTCTCACGGTTCGCGGATGTGGGGGATGTTCCGATGACGTTTATTCGTGCGCCTTGCGTCGAAAATCCGGGAGCTGATGTTGAGATTTTGTCAGTCGTTGACGGACGAATCGTTGCGGTCCGCGAGAAAAATCAACTGGCTCTGGCGTTTCATCCTGAGCTTGATTGCGATACGCGAGTTCATGCCTACTTCCTGGATATGATTGATGGGAAGTAA
- a CDS encoding catalase: protein MKPSEHGKLTNEVGAPVGQNDHAVTAGPRGPVMLQDVWLLEKIAHFNREVIPERRMHAKGSGAYGTLTVTHDISRYTRAKVLQPGTKTDLFVRFSTVAGERGAADAERDIRGFACKFYTEEGNWDLVGNNTPTFFIRDVHHFPDLNRAVKRDPKTNMRSAQNNWDFWTMLPECFHQVTIVMSDRGIPASYRHMHTFGEHTFSLYDKNNKRVWCKFHFKTQQGIKNLTDAEAAAIIANDRESHGRDLFEAIERGEFPRWTMYVQIMTEEQAKNHYENPFDITKIWRHAEYPLIEVGVLELNRNPENYFAEVEQSAFTPAHVVPGIGFSPDKFLQGRLFAYGDAQRYRLGVNYNQIPVNRAKCEVHDYHRDGHMRTDGNYGGTPAYTPNSYGVWTAQPDVLESPLDLSGAMYAYDPTDDPTDDCFRAGGDLWRVLEEDKKVLLIENTARNIEACTENIKYRHAVHCVWADPEYGEKMTAALGLDQMRVAELAKGDHLSLIAATLPSM, encoded by the coding sequence ATGAAACCGTCAGAACACGGCAAACTTACCAACGAAGTCGGTGCTCCCGTTGGCCAGAACGATCACGCCGTTACCGCAGGACCACGGGGGCCGGTCATGCTGCAGGATGTCTGGCTGCTTGAAAAAATCGCCCACTTCAACCGTGAGGTCATCCCGGAACGAAGAATGCATGCAAAAGGATCCGGAGCCTACGGAACACTCACGGTAACCCATGACATCTCTCGTTACACCAGAGCAAAAGTTCTCCAGCCCGGCACAAAGACCGACCTGTTTGTCAGGTTCTCCACCGTTGCCGGAGAACGGGGAGCTGCTGATGCCGAACGCGACATTCGTGGATTTGCCTGCAAGTTTTACACTGAAGAGGGCAACTGGGATCTCGTCGGCAACAACACGCCCACCTTCTTCATCCGCGACGTTCATCACTTCCCTGATCTCAACCGTGCGGTAAAACGCGACCCGAAGACCAACATGCGTTCAGCCCAGAACAACTGGGACTTCTGGACCATGTTGCCTGAGTGTTTCCATCAGGTCACCATCGTCATGTCGGACCGCGGCATTCCTGCCAGCTACCGCCACATGCATACATTCGGCGAACACACATTCAGTCTCTACGATAAAAATAACAAACGTGTCTGGTGCAAGTTCCATTTCAAAACCCAGCAGGGAATCAAAAACCTCACTGATGCAGAAGCCGCGGCAATCATTGCAAACGATCGTGAGAGTCATGGCCGCGATCTTTTTGAGGCGATCGAACGCGGCGAGTTCCCTCGCTGGACGATGTATGTACAGATCATGACCGAAGAGCAGGCGAAAAACCATTACGAGAATCCGTTCGACATCACGAAGATCTGGCGACATGCCGAGTATCCTTTAATTGAGGTCGGCGTTCTTGAGCTGAACCGCAACCCTGAGAACTACTTTGCCGAAGTCGAACAGTCTGCATTCACGCCGGCCCATGTTGTTCCGGGAATTGGTTTCAGTCCCGACAAATTCCTTCAGGGCCGTCTGTTTGCGTACGGCGACGCTCAGAGATACCGTCTCGGGGTAAACTACAATCAGATTCCGGTCAATCGTGCGAAGTGCGAGGTTCATGATTATCACCGCGACGGTCACATGCGGACCGACGGAAATTATGGGGGAACTCCTGCCTACACACCGAACAGTTATGGCGTGTGGACTGCGCAGCCGGATGTTCTTGAGTCGCCGCTGGATCTTTCGGGCGCAATGTATGCGTATGACCCGACCGATGATCCAACCGATGACTGTTTCCGTGCCGGAGGAGATCTCTGGAGAGTTCTCGAAGAGGACAAAAAAGTTCTCCTGATCGAAAACACTGCGAGAAATATTGAGGCATGTACTGAGAACATTAAGTACCGCCACGCAGTTCACTGCGTGTGGGCTGATCCTGAGTACGGCGAGAAAATGACTGCGGCCTTGGGACTTGATCAGATGCGGGTTGCAGAGCTTGCGAAGGGCGATCATCTATCGCTAATTGCGGCGACTCTGCCGAGTATGTGA
- a CDS encoding cation transporter, whose amino-acid sequence MKKTFRMENLECAHCAALMETGIRKIDGVSEASISFMTQKLIIDAEETRFDTIMTEVRNVCKKIEPDCLIN is encoded by the coding sequence ATGAAAAAAACATTCAGAATGGAAAACCTTGAATGCGCCCACTGTGCAGCACTCATGGAAACCGGCATCAGAAAAATCGACGGCGTCAGCGAAGCCTCAATCAGCTTCATGACCCAGAAGCTCATCATCGATGCCGAAGAAACCAGATTTGACACAATCATGACCGAAGTCAGAAATGTCTGCAAAAAAATTGAACCTGACTGTCTGATCAATTAA